The nucleotide sequence CTTTCGAGCGGACCATACAGCCATGGTTCGCGAGACTCCGAGCCTGCGTTGATGAATCCCGCACCCTTGCCTCCCTGCGCGACGCGCTTCTTCCGAAGCTCATCTCCGGCGAGCTGCGGGCAAAGGATGCCGAGCAGTTCATCGGGAGGACTGTCTGATGGCCTACGATGCCGACAAACATCATCGCCGTTCCATCCGGCTGAAGGGTTACGACTATGTGCAGGCCGGGGCGTATTTCGTCACCATCTGCGCCCAGAATCAGGCGTTTCTGTTCGGCGCGGTGGTGAATAGCGAAATGCGACTGAACGAGGCCGGGCGGATGATCCAATCGGTATGGGACGCAATACCTGCGTTCTATCCCGGCGTCGGCATCGATGAATTCGTGGTCATGCCCAATCATGTCCACGGGATCGTTGTCCTGGTAGGGGCGACCCCCTGTGGTCGCCCCGATTCCGGGCAACCACAGGGGGTCGCCCCTACGTTGTCATTGCCGGACGTTGTGCACCGATTCAAAACGATGACCACCAAACGATATGCTGACGGGGTCAAACAATCGAGTTGGCCACCGTTCCGTGACCGGTTGTGGCAACGCAACTATTACGAACACATCATCCGGGACGAGGAATCGCTGGACCGAATTCGTCAATACATCTTCGGGAATCCTCAGCGCTGGTCCTTCGACCGGGAAAACCCTGTGGCAACGGCACCGGAACCGGATGACGCATGGGCGCAATGACCGAACCGCCCCACGGCCAGATCGTCGTCTACGAGGCCCCTGGCGGCGAGGTCCGCGTCGACGTCCGTCTTGCCCGCGAAACGGTCTGGCTGTCGCAGCGGCAGATGGCGGAGATCTTCGACACCTCGACGGACAACGTGGGCCTCCACCTCAAGAACGTCTTCGGCGAGGGCGAGTTGGATGAGTCGGCAACCACCGAGGATTACTCGGTAGTTCAGACCGAGGGCCGCCGAAGGGTGCGGCGGAGCGTCCGCCACTATGACCTCGACGCCGTCATCTCCGTCGGCTACCGCGTGAACTCCAGGCGCGGCACCCAGTTCCGCATCTGGGCCACGCGCACGCTGCGAGACCACCTGCTGCGCGGCTACACGCTGCACGAGCGGCGGCTGGCCGAGCGGGGACTCGGCGAAATCGAGCAGGCGGTGGGGCTGCTGGCCCGCACCCTGACCACGCACGCCCTGGTCACGGACGAAGGGCGGGCCGTGCTCGACGTCGTCCAACGCTACAGCCGCTCCTGGCGGCTCTTGCTCGAGTACGACGAGGAGCGACTGGCGGAGCGGCCGACGCGCCCCGTGGCCCCGGCCGGGAGCCTGACGCTCGCAGGGGCGCGGACCGTCGCGGCCCGGCTGCGCGAGGATCTTTCGGCGCGCGGCGAGGCGGGGACGCTCTTCGGCCAGGAGCGCGGCGAGGCCCTGGCCGCGATCCTCGGCGCCATCGAACAGACTTTCGGGGGCGAGCCGCTCTACCCGAGCGCCCAGGCCCGTGCCGCGCACCTGCTCTACTTCGCGATCAAGGACCATCCGTTCTCCGACGGCAACAAGCGCATCGGCAGCCTGCTCTTTCTCGACTACCTGCGGCGCAACGGCCTGCTCCTGCGTCCGAACGGCGAGCCGCGCCTCGCCGACAACGCGATGGTGGCGT is from Chthonomonadales bacterium and encodes:
- a CDS encoding transposase, producing MAYDADKHHRRSIRLKGYDYVQAGAYFVTICAQNQAFLFGAVVNSEMRLNEAGRMIQSVWDAIPAFYPGVGIDEFVVMPNHVHGIVVLVGATPCGRPDSGQPQGVAPTLSLPDVVHRFKTMTTKRYADGVKQSSWPPFRDRLWQRNYYEHIIRDEESLDRIRQYIFGNPQRWSFDRENPVATAPEPDDAWAQ
- a CDS encoding virulence protein RhuM/Fic/DOC family protein; the protein is MGAMTEPPHGQIVVYEAPGGEVRVDVRLARETVWLSQRQMAEIFDTSTDNVGLHLKNVFGEGELDESATTEDYSVVQTEGRRRVRRSVRHYDLDAVISVGYRVNSRRGTQFRIWATRTLRDHLLRGYTLHERRLAERGLGEIEQAVGLLARTLTTHALVTDEGRAVLDVVQRYSRSWRLLLEYDEERLAERPTRPVAPAGSLTLAGARTVAARLREDLSARGEAGTLFGQERGEALAAILGAIEQTFGGEPLYPSAQARAAHLLYFAIKDHPFSDGNKRIGSLLFLDYLRRNGLLLRPNGEPRLADNAMVALALLIAESEPAQKELMVRLVLNLLEDGG